The following proteins are encoded in a genomic region of Vanessa tameamea isolate UH-Manoa-2023 chromosome 4, ilVanTame1 primary haplotype, whole genome shotgun sequence:
- the LOC113394481 gene encoding exonuclease mut-7 homolog, whose amino-acid sequence MDINQLVDKNQAIKIVPSIEESLNNIGLDTDIDERTLIWLNQLKLKWKTWKKSPATDHHFDIFFQFTPDPYRVALVCIIKCEEFKDSKPRTLPYYILETLSKWSQSSGLLPEETLKLPAFQIAIQQRNILFLNLLIKTYQLFTIKETILPVVKNMLKNDNCKQASQIVVAMELFDEIPVEDLLFPLILQDKANMIDEYLSECPNQVRPLLLFLDNMLDKKFNIRDFTQKYIDENKVCNVKYEKIHYKPLGKLVARLCNKFNIPIETCENLSKNRTRGGLRYLIHQKYVQHNVSSSVWDDLVKDSLRNNTECVYEFIDMLIEYDIKEALKWATYFEMPEISLPLALRNVSIEQVPAEEENWEKLDNVTQKYFKLPLPESSIKIIDTGETFYDLVSNLKNCSIVSIDCEWKPSFGATQSQVALIQIASYDCIYLIDTLVLNNKQYSSFWYRFNKSLLDNAEIIKLGFGLEQDLKEIKSSISGLSNIKVKGEGLLDLGLLWKRLINFGLSLPSDSDSGGNSLSSLVQACFGLPLEKAEQCSNWELRPLRTTQLHYAALDAFVLLEIYYYLQKLCVEQKINFDDICNDVMLERKLKSVKKITVADRLQACTLDFKPKSSKDVKIIVEHELSHLLAYFRYCGIDTIVVSSSKLWHDTVNLAILENRFILTAKLKCSPTARFAQNLILDLSQGNIKDQVQNTFSNYNIVVTRSDLLSRCLHCNFTDLKKLTSGEVIDICNLYNMPSNTNTNNKRYASDNEEEDPYYDNFLSDSDGDDIYLCQPVTSQNKSCVTSMGALIDISNVQKLSTSFKTACLCESCGKLFWDEDPLIISVHELISSIIQFSD is encoded by the coding sequence atggaTATCAATCAACTAGTTGATAAGAATCAAGCTATTAAAATTGTTCCCTCAATTGAAGAATCTCTAAACAATATAGGTCTGGACACAGACATTGACGAAAGAACTTTAATTTGGCTAAACcaactgaaattaaaatggaaaactTGGAAGAAAAGTCCTGCAACAGATcatcattttgatatattttttcagtttaCACCAGATCCATATAGAGTTGCTTTAGTATGCATAATTAAATGTGAAGAGTTCAAAGATAGTAAGCCAAGAACTTTGCCCTATTATATACTAGAGACTTTGAGCAAGTGGTCACAGTCAAGTGGACTTTTGCCAGAAGAAACATTAAAACTTCCAGCATTTCAAATTGCTATACAACAaagaaatatactttttctcaatttactaataaaaacttaccaattatttacaattaaagaaacaattttaCCTGTTGTTaagaatatgttaaaaaatgataattgcAAACAAGCTTCCCAAATTGTAGTAGCTATGGAATTATTTGATGAAATACCAGTTGAAGACCTACTTTTCCCTTTGATTTTGCAAGACAAAGCTAACATGATTGATGAATATTTGTCCGAGTGTCCCAATCAAGTGAGacctctattattatttttagataacatgttagataaaaaatttaatataagagaTTTCACACAGAAGTATATAGATGAAAACAAAGTATGCAATGTTAAGTATGAAAAAATCCATTACAAACCACTTGGCAAGTTGGTCGCTCGATTGtgcaataaatttaacattcccATAGAAACATGTGAAAATCTTAGTAAAAATAGAACAAGGGGAGGCCTGAGATATTTAATACATCAAAAATATGTGCAACACAATGTAAGTTCATCTGTATGGGATGATTTGGTAAAAGATTCTCTTAGAAACAACACAGAATGTGTCTATGAGTTTATTGATATGCTAATAGAATATGATATAAAGGAAGCTCTTAAGTGGGCCACATATTTTGAGATGCCTGAAATTAGTCTCCCATTAGCTTTAAGAAATGTTTCAATAGAACAAGTGCCTGCTGAAGAAGAGAATTGGGAAAAGCTTGATAATGTAactcagaaatattttaaattacctcTTCCTGAAagcagtataaaaataattgatacagGTGAAACATTTTATGACcttgtatctaatttaaaaaattgtagtaTAGTAAGTATTGATTGTGAGTGGAAACCATCATTTGGAGCAACACAATCACAAGTTGCTCTAATCCAAATAGCATCTTACGATTGTATTTACTTGATTGAtacattagttttaaataacaagCAATATTCAAGTTTTTGGTACAGATTTAATAAATCCCTGTTAGATAAtgcagaaataattaaattaggatTTGGACTTGAAcaagatttaaaagaaataaagtcTTCAATTAGTGGTTTAagcaatattaaagttaaaggtGAAGGATTATTAGATTTAGGACTGTTATGGAAAAGACTTATTAATTTTGGACTTTCATTACCTAGTGATAGTGATAGTGGAGGCAACAGTTTAAGCTCTTTAGTACAGGCTTGTTTCGGACTTCCATTAGAAAAGGCAGAACAGTGCTCCAACTGGGAATTAAGGCCATTAAGAACTACTCAATTGCATTATGCTGCTCTTGATGCGTTTGTACTTCTAGAAATCTATTATTATCTGCAAAAGTTATGtgttgaacaaaaaataaattttgatgacATCTGTAATGATGTTATGTTGgagagaaaattaaaaagtgtaaAGAAGATTACAGTGGCAGACAGATTACAGGCATGTACATTGGATTTTAAACCAAAATCAAGCaaagatgtaaaaataattgttgaacATGAATTATCTCATTTATTAGCATATTTCAGATATTGTGGCATTGATACAATTGTTGTATCTTCATCAAAGCTATGGCATGATACAGTTAATTTAGCTATACTggaaaatcgttttattttaacagctaaattaaaatgttcaccCACAGCTCGTTTTGcccaaaatttaatattagatttaagTCAGGGTAATATTAAAGATCAAGTGCAAAACACATTTTCCAATTATAATATAGTTGTTACACGAAGTGACCTTTTAAGCAGATGTTTACATTGTAATTTTACAGACTTAAAAAAACTGACTTCAGGTGAAGttattgatatttgtaatttgtataatatgccAAGTAATAccaatacaaataacaaaagGTATGCAAGCGATAATGAAGAAGAAGAcccatattatgataattttctCAGTGATTCAGATGgagatgatatatatttatgccaACCCGTAACATCTCAAAATAAATCTTGTGTGACAAGTATGGGTGCTTTAATTGATATAAGCAATGTACAGAAATTATCAACATCTTTCAAAACAGCTTGTCTTTGTGAAAGCTGTGGTAAATTGTTTTGGGATGAGGATCCTTTGATAATATCTGTTCATGAACTAATTTCATCTATAATACAATTCAGTGATTAA
- the LOC113394486 gene encoding 26S proteasome non-ATPase regulatory subunit 6, with protein MELSAEGTTPEYMALAGIKFKLSLPQFKDNPQLKDQLFQGIKAGNMAPYYKEVCTDLGWNFDQKLYDEMTKENQDRLSKFEDDDSETPVWQDRLDYMCSIGDKEAATVLATTKYEDSTLTTNRRLDAIFALFRIAYFHGCNVKDMGKAVSKAHELVDKGGDWRSRNKLKAYEAIYCLAVRDYNHSAELFIDCVSTFESYELVDFGTIIQYCVLACALALERHALQAALRRQGAAVQALRSRFPELRELVESLHECRYADFMKSLAWVETQICVDPVFRPHYQHYVREARIKAYVQLLRAYRSLSLDNIADTFGVTREFVEEEISSFTAAGRLQCRIDAVAGCVVTGAGRGADADRSQLYQATIREGDLLLNRVKKLASVINF; from the exons ATGGAGCTCTCCGCTGAAGGAACAACGCCTGAATACATGGCTTTAGCTGGCATAAAATTCAAGTTATCATTACCTCAATTTAAAGACAATCCACAACTCAAAGATCAATTATTCCAAGGAATAAAGGCTGGAAATATGGCTCCTTATTATAAAGAAGTTTGTACTGATCTTGGCTGGAATTTTGATCAGAAATTGTATGACGAAATGACAAAGGAAAACCAAGATCGTTTATCCAAATTCGAAGATGATGATTCTGAAACACCTGTATGGCAGGATCG gctGGACTACATGTGTTCTATTGGTGATAAAGAAGCTGCTACTGTTTTAGCTACAACTAAATATGAAGATTCTACATTAACAACAAACAGACGTCTTGATGCTATATTTGCCTTATTTAGAATTGCATATTTCCATGGTTGTAATGTAAAGGACATGGGCAAAGCAGTTTCTAAG gccCATGAATTAGTTGATAAGGGTGGGGATTGGCGTTCAAGAAACAAACTGAAGGCATATGAAGCAATTTACTGCCTTGCTGTACGAGATTACAACCATTCTGCAGAACTTTTTATCGACTGTGTCTCAACTTTTGAATCTTATGAATTAGTTGATTTTg gaacaataatacaatattgtgtTTTGGCATGTGCATTGGCACTTGAACGGCATGCACTGCAAGCGGCACTGCGAAGACAAGGGGCAGCAGTGCAAGCACTACGCTCTCGTTTCCCCGAATTAAGAGAGCTTGTTGAGTCACTGCACGAGTGTCGTTATGCTGACTTTATGAAAAGTCTTGCTTGG GTGGAGACTCAAATTTGCGTGGATCCAGTGTTCAGACCACATTATCAGCACTATGTACGAGAAGCGCGCATTAAAGCGTATGTGCAGTTACTTCGCGCATACCGCTCGCTCAGCCTTGACAATATTGCTGACACTTTCGGCGTCACCCGCGAGTTTGTTGAGGAGGAAATCTCTTC ATTCACAGCAGCAGGTCGGCTTCAGTGTCGTATTGATGCAGTAGCGGGCTGCGTTGTGACGGGTGCGGGTCGTGGCGCAGACGCGGATCGTTCGCAACTGTACCAGGCGACCATACGCGAAGGGGACTTGCTACTTAATCGTGTCAAGAAACTCGCCAGTGTCATCAACTTCTGA